Part of the Gaiellales bacterium genome, GGGCTGATGCGCGTCGAGCGGTCGATGGATCAGAAGGGCGCGCTGATCAAGCCCAAATCAGCCGCTGGGACCCGGACGGTGCCGATCCCAGGGGCGCTGCGCGATCTGTTGGTCTCGCACAAGATGCTGACGTGGGGCGACGGGCTGGTGTTCGGCTCGTCCGCATTCACACCGTTCACCCCGACCGCGGTACATCGGCGGGCACGTCTTCGGTGGCAACGCGCCGGGCAGGAACAGATCGGGCTGCACGAGTGCCGACACACCTACGCGAGCCTGATGATCGCCGCGGGGGTCAACGCGAAGGCGCTCAGCGAGTACATGGGCCACAGCAGCATTACCATCACGCTCGACCGGTATGGTCACCTGATGCCAGGCAATGAAAGCGAAGCCGCAGCGCTGCTCGACGCCTACCTGTTGCGAGCGGACACGGCAGCTCGGGTGCGGCAGATCCAGGGCGCCATCTGATGCCCCCTCGACCAGCAAAGACCCCGGAGCAGCTGCAGGCACTTGAACAGGCGACAGAGGCGCAGCGGTGCTACGAGGAGGCGAGGCGTGCGTATCGTGACGCCATCCGCGCGGCACATCGGACCGGTTGCTCGACCCGGCTGATCAAAGAACGCCTGGGCATCAGCCACCAGCGCGTAAGCCAGATTGTCAACGCGAAGGACAGCGGGATGGGATGACCAGCCTCCGTACGATCGGAACCAGCGAGCGACACGCCTTGGAGCGGAAGATCGCAGCCATCTCGCCGGGCGGGTGGGTGACGAGTTGCTCCTGGCGTTGGGAAGAGTACGAGGACTACGGAAGCGAAACCGATGACGAGCCTGAGTTGGCGTTCGTCACAAACCGGTTCCTCCACAACGTCTATCGGCTGCTAAAGCAGGAGGGTTACGCGGCGCGTATCGAACTCGGCTACTACGAGTCGTCCTGGAAGGATTGGGGCGAGGGGGAGATGGTCGTCCTGACGGGAATCGGCGTACCTTCGGACGTCGGCGATCAGCCGTGGCGGCGGTAGGGTCGCATCTCGCCTCGCCTGCCCCATCGCCCTAAAATGGACGAGCATGCGCTCGGTTCGACTCCTTTGTTCGCTCTTAGTGGTGGCGCTGGTGTTTTGCGCCGCTTGTGGCAGAGCCTCGAGCAAAGGCCAGTTCAACGACTACATCAAATCCATGGCGCCCATTCAGGCGAGGTTCCTAACCGCCCAGAAGTTGGCGCTACACGCACTGGACGAAGCCCGGACAGCCCTCGAGACGGGAGGGGACTCGGCCGCGGCGGTGCGCGACTTGAAAACAGCTCGGGATCAACTGAACCAGCTTGCTGCTACGGCAAAGAACATCACGCCCCCCTCCCCGCTCAAGACGGGACACGCGCGTTTCGTGCAGAGCATCCAGTTGGGGGGTCAGGCCACCGCCAACGCCGCGACCGCCATGGCGGATCCCGATCCCTCGCAGCGGTTGCAGAACATGCAGGCGGCGCAGACCGAGGCGGCGCTCTTCCGCACCATGAGATACACGCTCGGGAGCAGTTGGAGGACGGCAGTGGTGGCGGAGGCAAACTGGTACGGTGTTACGTTGCCCGCCTGGGCGAAAAAGGTCGGCACGCGGTAAGAACGGCTGGGTCTGAGGGCCGTCGGGAGCCTCGGGGGCGCACCGGGGGGCGCAGACACCCCGCTAGCCCGTTCGTAGAACGAAGAAGCTTGGGCTTCCCAAGCCGAAGGTCGCGGGTTCGAGACCCGTCGTCCGCTTCCCAGGGATCTGGCGTGATGGCCGCGCAGCCGGGCGACCGCGGAGCTGGCTAGGATGCCCTTCCGATGGCTCACGATGTCGCTCGCCTCGACAGCCTGCCGTTTCGGGAGCGACCGTACCGTGAGCAGGACCTGCCGCGGTTTGCCGCCAGCCTGACCGAGGCGCTCGGCCTTGAGAGCTCCCGTGCCACCGTATGGCGCTATCCGCCCGGCGCGCGGGGGCGCCGGCACCGCGAGGGCGCGCAGGAGGAGGTCTTCGTCGTGCTCGAGGGCACCATCACGCTCGCGCTCGGTGACCCGGCGGAGCCGGTCGTCGTGGACGCCATCGGGTTCGCCCGGGTCGGCGCCGGCACCGAGATCCAGGTACGCAACGAGTCCGGTGCCGAGGCGCTCGTCCTGATCTGGGGTGCGCCGCCGGTCACGGGACAGGGAGAGATCCTCGACGACATCCCGTGAGAGCCGCCGTGCCGCGCCTGCCGGGAGTGCGTCGACCTAGCCTCCGAGCACCATGATCCTCGACGACATCACGGAGCCGATCGTCCTCGCGCCGCTCGCGGGCGGGCCTTCGACGCCGGAGCTGGTTGCGGCGGTGTGCGGTGCCGGCGCCTTCGGCTTCCTCGCCGCCGGCTACCTGTCGGCCGAGCAGCTCGCCACAGAGCTTCGCGCGCTGCGCGGCCTCACCGACCGGCCGTTCGGCGTCAACCTCTTCTGCCCGCCGGCCGCCCCGGCGCCCCCGGCCGCGTATGCGGGATACGTCGAGTGGCTCCGCGCGTGGGCACGGCCACGCGGGCTTCCGCTCGGCGAGCCGCGCTTCAGCGACGACGCGTACGCTGACAAGCTCGACCTGTTGCTCGGCGAGCCGGCCGCGGTCGTGTCCTTCACGTTCGGCTGCCCCGATCGCGCCACCGTCGCGCGGCTCCACGACCGCGGCAGCGAGGTGTGGGTGACCGTCACCACGCCGCACGAGGCGGCGCTGGCCGCGAGCGCCGGCGCCGACGTCCTCGTGGCACAGGGCGTGGAGGCGGGCGGCCACCGCGGCTCATTCGTCGACGACGATGGCGACCCGCGGCTCGCCCTGATGCCGCTGCTCCAGCTGATCCGCTCCCAGGTCGACGTCCCGACCGTCGCGGCCGGCGGCATCTGTACCGGTGCCGGCATCGCCGCCGCTCTCGCCGCCGGCGCTGGCGCCGCCCAGCTGGGCACGGCGTTTCTCCTCACCCCCGAGGCCGGCACGTCGGCCGCGCAGCGCCGCGCGCTGATGGGCGATGCCCGCACGGTGCTCACGCGTGCCTTCACCGGCCGCACGGCTCGCGGAATCCACAACGCGTTCATCGCGGAGCACGAGGCCCATGCCGTGCACGCGTATCCCGAGGTGCACTATGTCACCCAGCCGCTGCGCGCGGCCGCCCGCCAGGCCGGGGACCCGTCGATGATCAACCTCTGGGCCGGCCAGGCGTACCGCCTCGCACGCGCGGAGCCCGCTGCGGACGTCGTCCGGCGCGTCGCAGCGGAGTCGCGGGAGGCGGGCCTGGCGGGCTAGCGCCGGCCGCTACGTCCCCACGGGCGCCGCGGCCTGCTCGGCGGCCCGCTGCTTGAGGAACTGGTGGACGAAGGCGATCGCCATGCTGCCCTCGCCCACGGCCGAGGCCACGCGCTTCACCGGGCTGAGACGCACGTCGCCGCACGCGAAGATCCCCGGCGCACTGGTCTCGAGCAGGTACGGGTCCCGGTCGAGGGGCCAGCGGCCGTGCTCGCGCGCGTCGGCGCCGGTCAGCACGAAGCCCTTTGCGTCGAGCGCGACCTCCGGCGGCAGCCACTCCGTCTCGGCGTCGGCGCCGATGAAGATGAACAGCCCGCCGGAGTCCACTCGTCGGATCTCCCCCGATTCGCGCGCCCGCACCTCGATCGCCTCCAGCGACTGCTCGCCGCGGACGGCCGCGACCTCGCTGCCGAACTCGACGCGGACATTCGCGCGCCGGCCAAGCTGGTCGACGAGGTACCGCGACATGCTCTTCTCGAGGTCCGACCCGCGGCAGAGGATGGTGACACTGCGGGCGTGCGTGGAGAAGAACAGCGCCGCCTGCCCGGCAGAGTTGCCCGCTCCGACGATGTGCACGTCGAGCCCGTGGGTGTTTGGCGCCTCGCTGCGCGCCGCGCCGTAGAACACGCCCTTGCCGACCAGCGTGTCAAACCCCTCGATCGGCAGCTTCCGCCAGGTGACTCCGCAGGCGAGGATGACCGTCGCCGCGCTGATCACGTCGCCGCCGTCCAGGTGAACCCGCCGCGTCGCGGCGTCGATCCGCGTGATCGAGCGCGTCACCAGGATCTCGGCGCCCAGCCGCCGAGCCTGGTGCAGTGCCCGGCTCGCCAGCTCGTCGCCCGACACACCGGACGGGAACCCGAGGTAGTTCTCGATGCGCGACGACGTGCCGGCCTGACCTCCCGGCGCGTCCCGTTCGACGACGAGCGTGCGCAGCCCCTCCGAGGCGCCGTAGACCGCGGCCGCAAGGCCTGCCGGCCCCGCGCCCACGACGACGGCGTCGTACTCCGCCGCCCGCGGCTCGCGGTCGAGGCCGAGCAGCTCCGCCACCCGGCTGAGCTGTGGGCGCACAACCGTCTTGCCTCCCACCACCCGGATCACGGGACAGTCGTCGTCGGCCGGCGCCTGCTCGCCCCAATCCTCCACCGCGTCCGCCGACTCAGGGCTGACCCAGCGAAAGCTGACCTGATTGCGGTCGAGGAACCGGCGCAGATCCGAGCACCGCGCGTCCCAGCGGTGGCCGTAGACGATCGCGCGCGGCGGCGGTGGATCCGCCGCGATGCCCTGCAGCCCGCTGATCCGCTCGCGTGCGACCTGGCCCAGCTGCGTCGCGATGGTGGGCGCCACTGCGGCGATCGCGTGGTAGTCGTTGGCCTCCAACCTGAGCAGCCGCGACGGCTCGGCGGCGCGGAACCCGAACGGGAATGTGGTCGCAAGCGCGATGGGCACCTCGCCGATCAGCTCGCCGGCACCGCGTCCGCCGACCACGCGCGGGACGCCGTCGACCACGTCGACGGTCTCGAGGCGGCCCTCCAGCACGGCGAACAGGGCCCGCCCGTCGCCCGCGTGCACGGCGTACTCCCCGGGCTCGAGGCGGATGTCGGCCGCCGCCCTGCAGACGCGCTCGCGATCCTCCTCCGCCAGCGCCGCGAACAGGCCGATGGTCGACAGATCCTCGGGCGTCA contains:
- a CDS encoding nitronate monooxygenase yields the protein MILDDITEPIVLAPLAGGPSTPELVAAVCGAGAFGFLAAGYLSAEQLATELRALRGLTDRPFGVNLFCPPAAPAPPAAYAGYVEWLRAWARPRGLPLGEPRFSDDAYADKLDLLLGEPAAVVSFTFGCPDRATVARLHDRGSEVWVTVTTPHEAALAASAGADVLVAQGVEAGGHRGSFVDDDGDPRLALMPLLQLIRSQVDVPTVAAGGICTGAGIAAALAAGAGAAQLGTAFLLTPEAGTSAAQRRALMGDARTVLTRAFTGRTARGIHNAFIAEHEAHAVHAYPEVHYVTQPLRAAARQAGDPSMINLWAGQAYRLARAEPAADVVRRVAAESREAGLAG
- a CDS encoding cupin domain-containing protein, encoding MAHDVARLDSLPFRERPYREQDLPRFAASLTEALGLESSRATVWRYPPGARGRRHREGAQEEVFVVLEGTITLALGDPAEPVVVDAIGFARVGAGTEIQVRNESGAEALVLIWGAPPVTGQGEILDDIP
- a CDS encoding site-specific integrase, producing GLMRVERSMDQKGALIKPKSAAGTRTVPIPGALRDLLVSHKMLTWGDGLVFGSSAFTPFTPTAVHRRARLRWQRAGQEQIGLHECRHTYASLMIAAGVNAKALSEYMGHSSITITLDRYGHLMPGNESEAAALLDAYLLRADTAARVRQIQGAI
- a CDS encoding FAD-dependent oxidoreductase, whose amino-acid sequence is MVTPEDLSTIGLFAALAEEDRERVCRAAADIRLEPGEYAVHAGDGRALFAVLEGRLETVDVVDGVPRVVGGRGAGELIGEVPIALATTFPFGFRAAEPSRLLRLEANDYHAIAAVAPTIATQLGQVARERISGLQGIAADPPPPRAIVYGHRWDARCSDLRRFLDRNQVSFRWVSPESADAVEDWGEQAPADDDCPVIRVVGGKTVVRPQLSRVAELLGLDREPRAAEYDAVVVGAGPAGLAAAVYGASEGLRTLVVERDAPGGQAGTSSRIENYLGFPSGVSGDELASRALHQARRLGAEILVTRSITRIDAATRRVHLDGGDVISAATVILACGVTWRKLPIEGFDTLVGKGVFYGAARSEAPNTHGLDVHIVGAGNSAGQAALFFSTHARSVTILCRGSDLEKSMSRYLVDQLGRRANVRVEFGSEVAAVRGEQSLEAIEVRARESGEIRRVDSGGLFIFIGADAETEWLPPEVALDAKGFVLTGADAREHGRWPLDRDPYLLETSAPGIFACGDVRLSPVKRVASAVGEGSMAIAFVHQFLKQRAAEQAAAPVGT